A genomic segment from Desulfurispirillum indicum S5 encodes:
- a CDS encoding glutaredoxin — translation MSNVTVYTKPTCPYCHRAKDLLDNLDVPYTEYDVSRDPQLYATIKQRSGMNTVPQVFAGDTCLGGFSEISALHAKGMLLAALGLTEQP, via the coding sequence ATGTCAAACGTCACTGTCTACACCAAGCCCACCTGCCCCTACTGCCATCGCGCTAAAGATTTACTGGACAATCTGGATGTTCCCTACACCGAGTACGATGTGTCCCGTGACCCGCAGCTCTACGCCACCATCAAGCAACGCTCCGGCATGAATACGGTTCCGCAGGTTTTTGCCGGCGATACGTGCCTGGGTGGATTCTCGGAAATCAGCGCCCTGCACGCAAAGGGAATGCTCCTGGCAGCGCTTGGTCTGACAGAACAGCCCTGA
- a CDS encoding methyl-accepting chemotaxis protein, which yields MLVSKILMTLKTSSRSAGQVIPFAVSLMGGIVLLPLSGFFYASNVTLGVVLFLVGALILVGGVVSLWLLRVDYPFSILQNTVRPIIEDGDMKSPWPESPSPYWSYVWGSLNTMYSKLREILTHINEHSAVSAIAAACLAKSANDAVAANEENARESAAIAAATEEMSSTVASVSRSISDLQQQTSAASELANTADAHAVNIVKIMRNISSIIAESSHVLAELSESAEKIEDVIVIINDIADQTNLLALNAAIEAARAGDHGRGFAVVADEVRKLAEKTTDATSGISESLKTIRRDSIVAAESTAKSSDSMDEGIGAIEEISQIIHRIKEFNNQISENTLSIASAAEQQTVTVQDITERLEVIAHKVEDMKTASLEFSNQAQSLSLSNEALSSFTTSFDTGDFSSRIREKLRSAAAEAEREMETMLSQGVLTHQELFSTDYKKIPGIEPPKYEAPFTGKLENLFSLVQRTFFDERQMAYFIFENRDGLNVVHNDKFNQPMTGNPDVDVTRNRSKRRFFTTEMEQKCARNDQGILQQTYVRDTGEILTDVSFPVFIGGKHWGVVRCGYGNDVRGGSASCPVLPSASKQLKPVS from the coding sequence ATGCTCGTCTCAAAGATCCTGATGACTCTGAAGACATCTTCCCGTTCCGCAGGTCAGGTCATTCCCTTTGCCGTTTCCCTTATGGGCGGTATTGTGCTGCTGCCTTTGTCTGGTTTTTTCTATGCCAGCAATGTCACGCTTGGCGTGGTACTCTTTCTGGTCGGTGCCTTGATCCTGGTGGGTGGCGTGGTCTCCCTGTGGCTCCTGCGGGTGGATTACCCCTTTTCCATACTGCAGAACACGGTGCGGCCCATTATTGAAGATGGTGACATGAAAAGCCCCTGGCCCGAATCTCCATCGCCCTACTGGTCCTATGTCTGGGGCTCTCTCAATACCATGTACTCCAAGTTGCGCGAAATTCTGACCCATATCAATGAGCACAGCGCGGTCAGCGCCATTGCGGCGGCCTGCCTGGCAAAAAGTGCCAATGACGCCGTGGCGGCTAATGAGGAGAACGCGCGCGAGAGCGCAGCCATAGCGGCCGCCACTGAAGAGATGTCCAGCACCGTTGCCAGCGTGAGTCGTTCCATCAGCGACCTGCAGCAGCAGACCAGTGCCGCCAGCGAGCTTGCCAATACGGCTGATGCCCATGCCGTCAATATCGTGAAAATCATGCGCAACATCTCTTCCATTATCGCGGAATCAAGCCATGTGCTGGCCGAACTCAGCGAGTCGGCAGAGAAAATCGAGGATGTCATCGTCATTATCAACGATATCGCCGATCAGACCAATCTGCTGGCACTCAATGCCGCCATTGAGGCTGCCCGGGCAGGTGATCATGGCCGTGGTTTTGCGGTTGTCGCCGATGAGGTGCGCAAACTGGCCGAGAAGACCACCGACGCCACCAGCGGTATTTCCGAAAGCCTGAAGACTATTCGGCGCGACTCCATCGTGGCCGCTGAAAGCACCGCCAAGTCCAGTGATTCCATGGATGAAGGAATCGGTGCCATAGAGGAAATATCCCAGATTATCCATCGCATAAAGGAATTCAACAACCAGATTTCGGAAAACACGCTCTCCATTGCCTCGGCAGCTGAGCAGCAGACCGTCACGGTCCAGGATATCACTGAGCGTCTTGAGGTGATTGCCCACAAGGTTGAAGACATGAAGACCGCCAGCCTTGAGTTTTCCAATCAGGCCCAGTCACTTTCCCTGAGCAATGAAGCCCTGTCGTCGTTTACCACCTCATTTGACACCGGTGACTTCTCCAGTCGCATCAGGGAAAAGTTGCGCAGTGCGGCGGCTGAGGCGGAGCGTGAGATGGAAACCATGCTCAGTCAAGGGGTCCTGACCCATCAGGAGCTCTTCAGTACCGACTACAAGAAAATCCCGGGCATTGAACCGCCCAAGTACGAGGCCCCCTTTACCGGGAAACTGGAAAATCTTTTCAGCCTCGTCCAGCGCACGTTCTTCGATGAAAGGCAGATGGCCTATTTCATTTTTGAGAATCGCGACGGCCTGAATGTGGTGCATAACGACAAGTTCAATCAGCCCATGACCGGGAACCCTGATGTGGATGTGACGCGTAACCGCTCAAAACGCCGCTTCTTCACGACAGAGATGGAGCAGAAGTGTGCCCGTAATGATCAGGGAATACTGCAGCAGACCTATGTGCGTGATACGGGAGAAATCCTCACCGATGTATCCTTCCCGGTCTTTATCGGTGGCAAGCACTGGGGTGTGGTGCGTTGCGGTTATGGTAACGATGTGCGTGGTGGCAGTGCCAGCTGTCCCGTGCTCCCCTCAGCGTCGAAGCAGCTCAAGCCGGTCAGCTGA
- a CDS encoding insulinase family protein, whose product MPYPTFQLKGSRFIDSLQITVEEYVHIRTGARHYHIAADNEENVFSVAFRTVPADSTGVAHILEHTVLCGSERFPVRDPFFMMTRRSLNTFMNAFTGSDWTAYPFASKNRKDFMNLLEVYLDAVFFASLDRYDFLQEGHRLEFQEPADCHSGLTYRGIVYNEMKGAMSSPVSELWQKLSHHLYPTTTYHYNSGGDPECIPQLTYEQLLDFYRTHYHPGNAIFTTYGDMDPQDIQQQLEEKALHRFADSMTPVLVGDEQRFDAPLRANEVYALDEESLTEKTHIVMGWLLGKNTDLQELFNAELLASILLDNSASPLRHALETTALGSSPSPLCGLEESSREMCFVCGLEGSEPQRADEVEALIMEILNQVATEGVPREVAEAALHQLELEYREIGGDSLPFGLQIILQALPAAIHDGDPVAMLDIDPVLNHLREQIQNPAFIPGLVRRFFLDNPHRVRLVMAPDANLGQEREAREQQQLQRILESLSEAEREQLVERAALLQSRQQAVQDESILPCVTLEDVPADIHVPQPAGRELGPWPAGVYHQETNGLVYLQAVAELPQLPDDLLDSFSLYTSFVTELGCAGDDYLETQRRMSRSTGGIGASASMRGNVDDPARFRGFFSLGGKALDRNTRPMVELIADFYHRSRFDEKRRIRELVSQKRAAREQSITGSGHQLAMTAATSRISPVSALSHRLRGLMGISRLKQLDTQLGDEANLQKLLLDFSRIHAILTEAPLQFLCVGRPEVAAEAAQALVDTFGKSQTAGHHQPLAFTAAQGELAHQMWITNTQVHFCAKAYPTVASGHPDAAALAVLGGFLRNGYLHRAIREQGGAYGGGASQDSTTGAFRFFSYRDPRLEETLADFDRSVQWLLEKDHPWQKVEEAILGVISGMDKPASPAGEAHKSFFDELYGRTPEHRLLLRQRVLNVTLADLQRVAAAYLQPGRGHIAVVSHSESRNRAEKLSMEVFRV is encoded by the coding sequence ATGCCATATCCCACATTTCAACTCAAAGGTTCGCGCTTCATCGACTCTCTGCAAATCACAGTGGAAGAATATGTGCATATCCGCACCGGAGCCCGCCACTACCATATAGCTGCCGATAATGAAGAGAATGTCTTCAGTGTCGCCTTTCGCACCGTCCCTGCCGATTCCACCGGCGTTGCCCATATCCTCGAGCACACTGTGCTGTGTGGCAGCGAGCGTTTTCCCGTGCGGGATCCGTTTTTCATGATGACCCGCCGCTCCCTGAACACCTTCATGAACGCCTTTACGGGCAGCGACTGGACGGCGTACCCCTTTGCCAGCAAAAACCGCAAGGATTTCATGAACCTGCTTGAGGTCTACCTGGACGCGGTCTTTTTTGCCAGCCTCGATAGGTACGACTTTCTCCAGGAGGGGCACCGTCTGGAATTTCAGGAGCCCGCAGATTGCCATTCCGGTCTGACGTACCGGGGCATTGTGTACAATGAGATGAAAGGCGCCATGAGCTCTCCGGTCAGTGAGCTGTGGCAGAAGCTGAGCCACCACCTCTACCCCACGACGACCTACCACTACAACAGCGGTGGGGACCCCGAGTGCATTCCCCAGCTCACCTACGAACAGCTGCTGGACTTCTACCGCACGCACTACCATCCTGGGAATGCCATCTTCACCACCTACGGCGACATGGATCCGCAGGATATCCAGCAGCAACTGGAGGAAAAGGCGCTGCACCGCTTTGCGGACAGCATGACACCGGTACTGGTGGGCGACGAGCAGCGCTTTGATGCTCCGCTGCGGGCCAATGAAGTCTACGCCCTGGATGAGGAGTCGCTGACGGAGAAGACGCATATTGTCATGGGCTGGCTGCTGGGGAAGAATACGGATCTGCAGGAACTGTTCAACGCCGAACTGCTTGCCAGCATCCTGCTGGACAACAGCGCGTCTCCTCTGCGTCACGCCCTGGAAACCACAGCGCTGGGCAGCTCCCCTTCGCCACTGTGCGGGCTGGAAGAGTCCAGCCGGGAGATGTGCTTTGTCTGCGGCCTGGAGGGGAGTGAACCCCAGCGGGCGGATGAGGTGGAGGCGCTGATCATGGAGATCCTGAACCAGGTGGCCACAGAGGGTGTTCCCCGTGAAGTCGCTGAAGCGGCGCTGCACCAGCTGGAGCTTGAGTATCGTGAGATCGGGGGGGACAGCCTGCCCTTTGGCCTGCAGATCATCCTGCAGGCTTTGCCGGCCGCTATCCATGATGGTGATCCCGTGGCCATGCTGGATATTGATCCTGTGTTGAACCATCTCAGGGAGCAGATACAGAATCCTGCCTTTATCCCCGGCCTCGTGCGCCGCTTCTTCCTCGACAATCCCCATCGCGTGCGACTGGTCATGGCGCCTGATGCCAACCTGGGTCAGGAGCGCGAAGCCAGGGAGCAGCAGCAGCTGCAGCGGATTCTGGAGTCGTTGAGCGAAGCTGAGCGGGAGCAGCTGGTGGAACGTGCTGCTCTTCTGCAGTCTCGCCAGCAGGCGGTACAGGACGAGAGCATTCTGCCCTGTGTCACCCTGGAAGACGTGCCGGCGGATATCCATGTGCCGCAACCGGCTGGACGCGAGCTTGGGCCCTGGCCGGCGGGCGTCTACCACCAGGAGACCAACGGCCTGGTCTACCTGCAGGCGGTGGCAGAGCTTCCGCAGCTGCCCGATGATCTTCTGGATTCCTTTTCGCTCTATACCTCATTTGTCACGGAACTTGGCTGCGCAGGCGACGACTATCTGGAGACGCAAAGACGTATGTCCAGAAGCACTGGCGGCATTGGCGCCTCGGCTTCCATGCGCGGCAATGTGGATGATCCCGCACGCTTTCGCGGTTTCTTCAGTCTGGGTGGCAAGGCGCTGGATCGCAATACCAGGCCGATGGTTGAGCTGATAGCGGACTTCTATCACCGCAGTCGCTTTGACGAAAAACGTCGCATCCGCGAGCTGGTCTCCCAGAAGCGGGCGGCCCGCGAGCAGAGTATTACTGGCAGCGGACATCAGCTGGCCATGACAGCCGCCACCAGCAGAATCAGTCCGGTATCGGCGCTCTCGCACCGGTTGCGTGGCCTGATGGGGATATCCCGACTGAAGCAGCTGGATACTCAGCTGGGTGATGAGGCAAATCTGCAGAAGCTTCTGCTGGATTTTTCGCGTATCCACGCCATTCTCACCGAGGCACCCCTGCAGTTTCTCTGTGTGGGCAGGCCGGAGGTTGCCGCTGAAGCCGCTCAGGCGCTTGTGGATACCTTCGGCAAATCCCAGACGGCGGGCCACCACCAGCCCCTGGCCTTTACCGCCGCGCAGGGGGAGTTGGCCCATCAGATGTGGATCACCAATACGCAGGTGCACTTCTGCGCCAAAGCGTACCCCACGGTGGCCTCCGGCCACCCCGACGCGGCTGCGCTGGCGGTTCTCGGTGGCTTTCTGCGCAACGGCTATCTGCATCGTGCCATTCGGGAGCAGGGCGGAGCCTATGGCGGTGGTGCCTCCCAGGACTCCACGACGGGGGCCTTTCGCTTCTTTTCCTATCGCGATCCGCGTCTGGAAGAGACCCTGGCGGACTTTGACCGGTCGGTCCAGTGGCTGCTGGAAAAGGATCATCCCTGGCAGAAAGTGGAGGAGGCCATTCTCGGCGTTATTTCCGGCATGGACAAGCCCGCTTCCCCAGCTGGTGAGGCCCATAAAAGCTTCTTTGACGAGCTTTACGGGCGTACACCAGAACACAGGCTCCTGCTGCGTCAGCGGGTGTTGAATGTCACTCTGGCCGACCTGCAGCGGGTTGCTGCTGCTTACCTGCAGCCCGGACGCGGGCATATCGCCGTTGTGTCACATTCTGAAAGCCGTAATCGTGCCGAGAAACTTTCCATGGAAGTGTTTCGGGTTTAA
- a CDS encoding C39 family peptidase → MEQQLSLTILPQPDDTTCGPTCLHSIYEYYHDPLPLSQIIAEVPTLAEGGTLTSLLGAHALGRGYSAQMYSYDLNMFDPTWYGLSSAQLQQKLQARMEFKADSKFTVATRANMDFLDLGGKFIFEDLTPELIRRFLSRNIPIITELSATYLYRSAREFGYDMVFDDVRGEPSGHFVVMSGYSRPGKTVHISDPLIPNFYAPSTPYAVPISRLICAILLGVQTYGGTLLIIQPKPEQGKTHARTHRSE, encoded by the coding sequence ATGGAGCAGCAACTATCCCTTACCATTCTCCCTCAGCCCGATGACACCACCTGTGGACCAACGTGTCTGCACAGCATTTACGAATACTACCACGACCCGCTGCCCCTGTCGCAGATCATTGCCGAAGTTCCCACCCTCGCGGAGGGCGGTACCCTGACGTCACTGCTGGGAGCCCACGCTCTGGGGCGCGGCTACAGCGCGCAAATGTACTCCTACGACCTGAATATGTTCGACCCCACCTGGTACGGCCTGAGCTCTGCCCAGCTGCAGCAGAAGCTGCAAGCGCGCATGGAATTCAAGGCCGACAGCAAGTTCACTGTCGCCACCAGGGCCAATATGGATTTCCTCGACCTGGGGGGAAAGTTTATCTTCGAGGATCTCACGCCGGAGCTTATCCGGCGTTTTCTTTCACGGAATATTCCGATCATCACCGAACTGAGCGCCACCTATCTCTACCGCAGCGCCCGCGAGTTCGGCTACGATATGGTCTTCGACGATGTACGGGGCGAGCCATCGGGACACTTTGTCGTCATGAGCGGCTACAGCCGGCCCGGCAAAACCGTTCATATTTCCGACCCTCTGATTCCCAACTTTTATGCACCGTCAACACCCTACGCGGTCCCCATCAGTCGACTCATCTGCGCCATTCTCCTTGGCGTCCAGACTTACGGGGGAACACTGCTGATCATTCAACCCAAGCCAGAACAAGGAAAAACCCATGCACGCACTCATCGTAGTGAATGA
- a CDS encoding RimK family protein: MHALIVVNDPADWELDIPGVEMVSAWSYLTCDSYSKMRRLRIYNLCRSYSYQSFGYYVSLLAAARGHKPFPTVKAIQDMESSSIVRLMSSEMDKLIQKNLGYLQSDSFELSIYFGRNLAKRYDRLSAYLYRFFEAPFLRAYFQKVGNRWQLETVTPIAANDIPDDHKEFIAATAKEFFPRQRTLAPRRAARRYDLAILVNRDEALPPSDEKALNRFVKAANGLGLAVEFIGLEDFARLPEFDALFIRETTNVNHHTYRFARKAEAEGLVVVDDSLSILKCSNKVYLNELLESKKLPTPRTIVIHRDNLDVVVEQLTFPVIIKQPDSSFSQGVLKAENIERYHEITSRMLEDSALLIVQEFIPTSFDWRVVVFDGHPLCVCKYYMAARHWQILRKDAKTGRFSAGKAETFAVEHAPRQVVELALKAANLIGDGLYGVDIKQRDKELYVIEVNDNPNIDSGVEDLVLKDELYERIMRVFLKRIERRKEVGY, encoded by the coding sequence ATGCACGCACTCATCGTAGTGAATGATCCCGCTGACTGGGAACTGGACATACCCGGAGTGGAGATGGTCTCCGCCTGGAGCTATCTTACCTGTGACAGCTACAGTAAAATGCGGCGACTGAGGATCTACAACCTCTGCCGTTCCTACAGCTACCAGAGCTTCGGCTACTACGTCTCCCTGCTGGCAGCGGCGCGTGGACACAAGCCATTTCCCACCGTCAAGGCCATCCAGGACATGGAATCCAGCTCCATTGTGCGACTGATGTCCAGCGAAATGGACAAGCTGATTCAGAAGAACCTGGGCTACCTGCAGTCGGACAGTTTCGAGCTGAGCATCTACTTCGGCAGAAACCTGGCAAAACGCTACGATCGCCTCTCTGCGTACCTCTACCGCTTCTTTGAAGCTCCTTTCCTGCGCGCCTACTTCCAGAAGGTGGGCAACCGCTGGCAACTGGAGACCGTTACTCCCATCGCCGCCAACGACATTCCCGACGACCACAAGGAGTTCATCGCCGCAACCGCCAAGGAATTCTTTCCCCGGCAGCGCACCCTGGCTCCGCGCCGTGCGGCCCGGCGCTACGACCTGGCGATACTGGTCAATCGCGATGAAGCCCTGCCGCCATCGGACGAAAAGGCCCTCAATCGCTTTGTGAAAGCGGCCAATGGCCTGGGCCTGGCGGTGGAATTTATCGGACTGGAGGACTTTGCCAGGCTACCCGAATTTGACGCGCTGTTCATCCGCGAAACCACCAATGTGAACCACCACACCTACCGATTTGCCCGCAAGGCCGAAGCCGAAGGCCTGGTGGTGGTGGATGACTCCCTGTCCATTCTGAAGTGCAGCAACAAGGTGTACCTCAACGAACTGCTGGAGAGCAAAAAACTCCCCACACCCCGCACCATCGTCATTCACCGCGACAACCTCGACGTGGTGGTGGAGCAGCTGACCTTCCCCGTCATCATCAAACAGCCGGACAGCTCCTTCTCCCAGGGGGTGCTCAAGGCAGAGAATATCGAGCGCTACCACGAGATCACCTCCCGCATGCTGGAGGATTCGGCGCTGCTGATCGTGCAGGAATTTATCCCCACATCATTTGACTGGCGTGTGGTAGTCTTTGATGGTCACCCGCTGTGTGTGTGCAAATATTACATGGCCGCGCGTCACTGGCAGATACTGCGCAAAGATGCCAAAACCGGCCGTTTCAGCGCCGGCAAGGCGGAGACCTTCGCCGTGGAACACGCTCCGCGCCAGGTGGTGGAGCTGGCCCTCAAGGCCGCCAATCTCATCGGTGACGGTCTTTACGGAGTCGATATCAAGCAGCGTGACAAAGAGCTCTATGTCATTGAAGTCAACGACAATCCCAATATTGACTCGGGAGTCGAAGACCTGGTGCTGAAGGACGAACTCTACGAAAGAATCATGCGGGTATTTCTCAAACGTATTGAAAGACGCAAGGAAGTCGGATACTGA
- a CDS encoding glutamate-cysteine ligase family protein, producing the protein MTSQTELHLFEGYGIELEYMVVDLRRLNVLPIVDRLLQAVSRQEECSTVQRGKFAWSNELARHVIEIKTHEPTRKLMTVPEGFQKEIQFINKVLESMGGVLLPTSMHPWMNPEREMQLWPYGNRAIYQAYDRIFNCHGHGWANIQSAHMNLPFSGDQEFRALHAAIRMVLPLIPALSSSSPIMDGKLTGISNNRLTMYRQNQHKIPLIAGGIIPEIVNSQADYEERILKPMYNQIAPHDPDGILQHEWLNSRGAIARFDRNSIELRLLDIQECPLADISIMHFIAELVRSFIEERWCPADTITTFPGEALGTILDHTIARAENAIIDSREYLEIFGHKGATCSAQELLGIIMDEIIMPTSPFYETLSTIIGEGSLSTRIARSLGTELPKKKMLTIYEELFHCLHNGIIFHG; encoded by the coding sequence ATGACCTCCCAAACCGAACTGCACCTGTTCGAAGGCTACGGCATCGAACTGGAATATATGGTGGTGGATCTCAGGAGGCTGAACGTTCTGCCCATTGTGGATCGCCTTCTGCAGGCTGTCTCGCGTCAGGAGGAGTGCTCCACCGTACAGCGAGGCAAGTTCGCCTGGTCCAATGAACTGGCCCGCCATGTCATCGAGATCAAAACCCATGAACCGACCCGCAAGCTGATGACCGTTCCCGAAGGCTTTCAGAAGGAGATACAGTTCATCAACAAGGTGCTGGAATCCATGGGCGGAGTACTGCTGCCCACCTCCATGCACCCCTGGATGAACCCCGAGCGGGAGATGCAGCTGTGGCCCTATGGCAACCGCGCCATCTATCAGGCCTATGACCGCATATTCAACTGCCACGGGCACGGGTGGGCCAATATCCAGAGCGCCCACATGAACCTCCCCTTCAGTGGCGACCAGGAGTTCCGCGCTCTGCATGCGGCCATCCGCATGGTACTGCCACTCATACCGGCCCTCTCCTCCAGCTCGCCGATCATGGATGGCAAGCTGACGGGAATCAGCAATAACCGCCTGACCATGTACCGCCAGAATCAGCACAAGATTCCCCTGATTGCCGGTGGCATCATTCCGGAAATCGTCAACTCACAGGCAGACTATGAAGAGCGTATCCTCAAGCCGATGTACAATCAGATCGCGCCCCACGATCCCGACGGCATCCTCCAGCACGAATGGCTGAATTCGCGGGGAGCCATCGCCCGCTTTGACCGCAACAGCATTGAGCTGCGCCTGTTGGATATCCAGGAGTGCCCCCTGGCGGATATCAGCATCATGCACTTTATCGCTGAACTCGTCCGCTCCTTCATCGAAGAGCGCTGGTGCCCCGCTGATACCATCACCACCTTTCCCGGAGAAGCGCTTGGCACCATCCTCGACCACACCATCGCCAGGGCCGAGAACGCCATCATCGACTCCCGCGAGTACCTGGAAATATTCGGGCACAAGGGTGCCACCTGCTCAGCCCAGGAGCTTCTGGGCATCATCATGGATGAAATCATCATGCCCACGTCACCCTTTTACGAAACCCTTTCAACCATTATCGGCGAGGGCAGCCTCTCCACACGCATCGCGCGCTCCCTGGGTACGGAGCTGCCAAAAAAGAAGATGCTGACCATCTACGAAGAACTCTTCCACTGTCTGCATAACGGCATCATTTTCCATGGCTAG
- a CDS encoding N-formylglutamate amidohydrolase, whose product MARPVRVLLSCEHGGNQIPDEYTALFAPHCDILNSHRGYDMGALEMARAIADATTAPLFACETSRLLVDPNRSPWHHQLFSRYTRALSREQRHAIVQQYYAPYRAAIEQFIRRSIEENKAVLHLSIHSFTPVLDNEERQADIGVLYDPRRKREVHFAQRIAEAFRESHPELRCRKNYPYRGISDGLPSFLRKVFDYEVYMGIELEFNQALFEHDRPQWDELAATLTRTLSTDFPARR is encoded by the coding sequence ATGGCTAGACCCGTTCGCGTTCTTCTGAGCTGCGAGCATGGCGGCAACCAGATTCCCGACGAATACACCGCGCTCTTCGCACCACACTGCGATATCCTCAACAGCCATCGTGGCTACGACATGGGCGCGCTTGAAATGGCCCGTGCCATAGCCGATGCCACGACAGCTCCCCTCTTCGCCTGCGAAACTTCGCGACTGCTGGTGGATCCCAATCGCAGCCCCTGGCACCATCAGCTCTTTTCCCGCTATACCCGTGCACTTTCCCGTGAACAGCGCCATGCCATCGTGCAGCAGTACTACGCCCCCTATCGCGCTGCCATAGAGCAGTTCATCCGCCGCAGCATCGAGGAGAACAAGGCCGTACTGCACCTGAGCATTCACAGCTTCACCCCGGTGCTGGACAACGAAGAGCGGCAAGCCGATATCGGCGTCCTCTACGACCCACGCCGCAAGCGGGAGGTTCACTTCGCCCAGCGCATCGCAGAGGCATTCCGGGAGTCTCATCCTGAATTGCGCTGCCGAAAAAACTACCCCTATCGTGGCATCAGTGACGGACTCCCCAGCTTCCTGCGAAAAGTTTTTGACTACGAAGTCTACATGGGAATAGAATTGGAGTTCAATCAGGCGCTCTTTGAACACGACCGGCCCCAGTGGGATGAACTCGCGGCCACACTGACGCGAACGCTGTCCACGGACTTTCCCGCCAGGCGCTGA
- a CDS encoding efflux RND transporter periplasmic adaptor subunit, translating to MPIRKRSLQFPVLALALTLLLTAPASSYTFLFHTIDRAKPLELTFIARKDPGGLHSLNTETGGILRQRHAQRFAVVPAGSVVARLENTSLEYELEQSRLLHTQRERELQRATRLRQQGLISSEAFDDIELAYQTERLRRQFLQRQVDKTTVRAQSEFYVTQTFGSIGEYMAPGTPLVEGYDTANFSLSITLPPFYAELFPHMDFFRRKRDGSLSVLEQAGISPVRESSGALRITFPDTFDEVDLNETVRIVGRLHSDYATIPFAAVFLDEGQYAVYTHRDGHIEKVILDDVVIFSDRISFHNQRQLTNYLRSVTGVTRHSEIEDILNHQPDAIEIQVR from the coding sequence ATGCCTATCCGCAAGCGATCCCTTCAATTTCCAGTGCTGGCTCTCGCGCTGACACTGCTTCTCACGGCACCAGCATCCAGCTACACCTTTCTCTTTCACACCATAGACCGCGCCAAACCCCTGGAACTCACCTTCATCGCCCGCAAGGATCCGGGAGGGCTGCACAGCCTCAACACGGAGACTGGCGGTATCCTGCGCCAGCGTCACGCCCAGCGCTTCGCGGTAGTTCCAGCTGGCAGCGTTGTCGCCCGCCTGGAAAACACCAGCCTGGAATACGAGCTGGAACAGTCGCGTCTGCTGCACACCCAGCGTGAACGGGAGCTGCAGCGGGCTACCCGCCTGCGTCAGCAGGGACTGATCTCTTCCGAAGCCTTCGACGACATCGAACTCGCCTATCAGACCGAACGGCTGCGCCGCCAGTTTCTGCAGCGCCAGGTGGACAAGACCACGGTGCGCGCACAGAGTGAGTTCTATGTCACCCAGACCTTCGGCAGCATCGGCGAGTATATGGCACCCGGTACCCCACTGGTGGAGGGCTACGATACGGCAAACTTCTCCCTGAGCATCACCCTGCCGCCATTCTACGCCGAGCTCTTCCCACACATGGACTTCTTCAGGCGCAAGCGCGACGGCAGCCTGAGTGTTCTGGAGCAGGCAGGCATATCGCCAGTGCGCGAAAGTTCCGGCGCCCTGCGCATCACCTTCCCCGACACCTTTGACGAAGTGGATCTCAATGAAACCGTGCGCATTGTCGGCAGACTGCACTCCGACTATGCCACCATACCCTTTGCCGCCGTTTTCCTGGACGAAGGGCAGTACGCCGTCTACACCCACCGTGACGGGCATATCGAAAAGGTGATCCTCGATGATGTGGTCATTTTCAGCGACCGCATCAGCTTTCACAACCAGCGGCAGCTGACCAATTACCTGCGCTCGGTCACCGGTGTCACCCGCCACAGTGAGATCGAGGATATTCTCAACCACCAGCCCGACGCCATAGAAATCCAGGTGCGCTAG